CTAGGATCGGTTTTTACCTTTGAGTAGCAGTATGGACTAAACTGATCCAAGATGAGCACTCTTGCTAAGATTCTCTAAATGTACGAGTCCTAAGCACAATCCTAGAGGCATTGGAAGTGCTATTGCCACAGAAGCACACCCCTTATCTTGGCATGGGGATCTGAACTCACTTTTTCTGCATTCCCTTCCGCCACATCCACTAAAAGACAACAATATCAAAGTGTGCTTAAATTAAAACACATGCAGAGATAAAATGATGATTGGAGGAAttcttattgtatttattttgctGCGTGGTCTGATTTGGACCACTTTttcatattaaataattatccCTTAGTCATTCTTAAGCTTGTATGGTTGGAATTACTTCTTCTCTgattaaaaacatgtatgttTATTTGATGTGTGCCAATCCCAAAGAATGGACTAAAGAAATTATaacatcagatttttttttcttttaatgatgTATTATGTATTCTGTATGCCTTGTCATTCAAATATCTGTTCTAAAATCATTCCTTTTATGAGTGTTTTATACTTTTTGACAGAACTTTTCAATGATGTACCCAAAAAACAGCAATTTTCTGCTAGATCTGCTTGTGGTAACATTTATTCTCCGCCAGAAAAATGATTCAGCTTTTTCAAACCATTCTATTACAGTCTCTCTGAACATCTGGAACGCATCCATTTAACTAAAACATGAAGGTATACAGTTACCTTTTATCACCTTTACCGAGGGCGTAAGTGCTCAAATGTCCTCTGGATGTAAAGCAGCCAGGCTTATTAATGTCTGTTACAGCAGAGCTCACGTGACCTGCAGCTGAAATCTCACTGCTGATGTTCATCATAACATACTGTAAGCTCATCATTAGCGCTATCTGCACGTTCCGCCATGAAACACAAACTGTTTATAACCACTGACCCACTCCCTTTATATGCTTCAATTAGATGGAAAAATAGAAGTCTGCCGTTTATGTCTAAGCCGAGACCCAACGCTGCATATTTTCTTTGTGGCTGTAGCTTTCCCTATGAATGCCAGATTTGTCGTTTGTGATGATGTGTGGGTGGGTCAGTGTTTTGATATAAATCTGGCTGGAGGAACAGGAAGGTCACACTGGAAAAGCAGGATATAATATTTTCCTCATTTAACAGTcgtgtgtgtgtaactgagcCTGGCCAGGCCTGGGTTGGTTCAGTTTTTCGGTGGAATAATATTAAGATGATGACTTTTCACTACACATATAAGAGACAATTTGTATAATAGTTGCTGTTCAAAAATGTATTGTGTGAACACTAATAAATTTAGAATTTTCTAAAAATTTTATGTCTGAATCTTATGGTTTAATAGTGTTTAGTGTTCATACACTTTATACACGGTCACAAATATGCAAATCTAAAATGgagaaaaaagtattttatatattatattatatatagatattaacTACAGTTTTAAAAAGCATTGTAGTCTGAAAATAGAGGGAGCAGAGAATCATTTACTCAGCATTTAAAATAAAGAGCTTAAAATAACTCGGAGTCActtaaaataattacaaatatatatacagtaatgtGCAAAAGTTGAGCTGGTGGTTGAATTAAACAAATTCACAAGCTGGTTGGAGGCATCTagaagaaatctggaaccagGGTTTGTTTTTGAAACTAGCTCATAAGATCTCATTTATGGTTATTTGGACCCATTTTATGATATATTTGTaagtttattataatatatagaaagctagccacttcattaaaaccacctccttgtttctacacttcCTGTTCATTCTATCAGCTCTACTTCCCATTTAGAAGCACTTGCTAGGTCTACATTTCAGACTgtggtccatctgtttctctgcatactttcttAGCCTTTTTATTTACCCTGTTCCTCAATAGTCagaaccccacaggaccaccacagagcaggttattatttgggtggtgggtcattcttagcactgcagggacactgacatggtgtgtgtgtgtgtgtgatgtgttagtgtgtacGAGTGGATCAGCTCCACATTACTGGCAAGATAAATGCTAATACTTCATATGCGATACATGTCAAATAtattgtttcattttaaaatgtatttcaaaCAATTGCAGTACATTTTAAGaagaaaatgcatttttggCCATCCCCATGccttttatatttacatttatttccctTTTTTGTGTCGGTgaaacctctgcacagtactgtattttttttaattaaacaagtATATACATTAATAACCTGATTGATATATTAAAATAACGATGTTTTAATGACGTTTAAAAGCACAAACTGCACTTTATTGTGGGCTGGTTTAAAAGGAATATTGATTAAGTGCTGCCATCTTGTGTTGTAAGTCATGTCATTGTTTACCTGTTCCAGATGGGGAAACCCTCTTTGAGACTGACTGCTGAGTGAAGTACTGCACCAGGAAGATTACTAACAGAACTAACGTTAAGAAGCTTATAGAATGGATGTGATGAGACCGTTAAAGGGGAGAATATGATTTGTAATGTGGAAAAATGTCCTTTTACTGTTTGGtcactgtcaagcaaaaacctaTTTTCAAAATATTGACTccacaggaaaaggaaaaaaacgtCCCGATCTATAGTTACTGCAGGTCAATGTAAAGATTttaatggagcatttctattggttcattcatcatgtcATTTAgatacaacataaacaacacaggaaaaaatgaagatacaaggtttctgagtgttgtaatgtaatgtaatgtcaaCACATAATTAGATCAGCCaacatcaaacattttctgGGAAAATGAttctcaggaatgctgccattCAAATGAAATGTCAACATTTATTAAACCATAGTCATTCAGTTCCTGTGTTGAGATTTCTGATGATGAGATTGCTGGGGGCACTTCTTCCACCATGTTAACCGTGGTCTGGTATTTTTCATCTAAATATATTTCCCACTGACATAACGCTCGCTGTCCACAAAGACCTGTTTTGATGACTGAGGCTTTATTTAGTCATTTCTACAATTCTGAATCTCCCCAAGAGGCTTACAGTGAGTTCATGTGGTTTTATATGACTAAAAATATCATATTCCAAAGTACAGAGACACTGAGATGATTTCCCAGCAGCATCCCAGCGTCTTCAGATCATCTAAACTGGTTTAGTGGGATGACCATTTAATAATAGCTGTAGTGTATGTGCATGATTCTTTAATTAAGGTAGCTTTTATGCTTTTATGTTAAGTTATAATCGAATAAATGactttattacaaaataaattgCCTTGGCGGTAAATCTAACATTTATTGCACCACCAAAAATAAATGCCAAAATATTGTTTGTTGAtgaattatgattttttttttgccttttacgTAACCCAAAAAATAGCGATCAATACATTAAACAAAATCACAATTAgcaattttataaaaaaaacaacaataatatatatatatatatatatatatatatatatatatataatattgtattatTGAATAACGTATTATGAGATCCAACTTGCATATTGCATCTTTTTTACACATTAAAGTCATTGCCTCAAAAACCTTTGATCTCTAAGGACTCTTTCAAAGGTAACAAAGATTGGCATTGGACCAAATGCCACAGtaacactttcagaggtctggACATGTGATTAATGTAATTGTGTGTTTATCCTGATTACAGAGTGGATTTAATCAGCATCATTTCATAAACATTGACTGCTGGGGACAGTTAAAGCAGGGTTTCAGTTTCACCATCAACAGCAAATCAAGTGAAATGCATTAGTTTGTAAACCCTATCGTCACTGAAATATGAGAAGTCTCTAGCCAATATAGAACATGTGTTTAAGTCTCTACTTTAAAGAATGTCAAGATAGTAAAAAGAGTCCCTAATTatctttattatatattagaatCACTCCTGTATGATGGGTGTAGGCCTAAATAAAGATGTGAGGAAGAAATACAGAGCTTTTTCTTTCCAGTATTGATGAAGCTTGATTCAATATGAACTATGTAATCATATataacacatttacacagtatTTTAAGACCTGCTTTACTTGGTAAGGTAAGGGTTAAGGTACGGACaacatgaaaatatttctttttaactcacacatacactcacatacagataaatatgtacatatgtatatatatatacacacacacacacagacacgcactatttcatctctgtatatatatttgtatatttgtattctgtattttttttgcttatatttctatattttcatatttttatattttattctttaacttaaatgtaacttattctatttttattttcttcattttttattttatttttcttttgcacttttgcactttacttcattaagttaaggtttagttaagtttaaatgtagatctttattgtatagcttgatgtgggcagactgtcataaaagcatttcactgcaagttatactgtgtatgactgtgtatgtgacaaataaaatttgatttgatttgatttgaatacAGTAGGGTGACTGGGGCTAATATGCCATTAGATTAGGAGGAAATTTGCTATAAACCTTAAGACTCAAACGAGcaggacagacacacagagagagagtgtgtgtgtgtatatgtctctctctctcactctctcacacacacacagagagagagagagagagagagagagagagagagagagagagagagagagagagagacagagagagagagagacagagagagagagagagacagagacagagagggagagagagagagagagagagacagagagactcacagagagagggagagagacagagagagagagacagagacagagagagagggagagagagacagagacagagagagagagagggagagagagacagagagagagagacagagacagacagagagagacagagacagagagagagggagagagacagagacagagagagagagagggagagagagacagagagagagagacagagacagacagagagagacagagacagagacagagagagagagagagagggagggagagacagagagagagagacagagacagacagagagagacagagacagagacagagagagagagagagagggagggagagagagagagagagagacagagacagacagagagagagagagagagagagagagagagagagagagagcgagagagccagCCAGCCTCTCACCCTGTTCTGCATACAGAGCTACAGGGCTTCAGTACAGGACAGCTGGAATGTGGCTACTAGCACTGCGGCTAACCAGCTGCTCTCAGCCAGAGAAAACTTTTTACAGGAAGATCATGACTGCCGCTCTCACTCCGCCACCGGCCCTGTAAAAAGCTAACGAGGTACGTAGCCGAGCTGGAGAAATGTCCGGCAGACCCTCGCATGTGCTCCCCCAAccctgtgcgtgtgtgtgcgctcgGCTTTTCCCCCAAAAACCAACAAAGTGCAAGTCGTCCGCGGTAGCTAAGCGAGCGCTAGCCTGCCTGCTTGTTTTGATTTCCGAGGCCTGCGACTGAACCCACGGCAGCTTAACGTTAGCTTAGCCAAACAGATCATGCCGGACGGCGAATTTCGCCTTCACTAAAGCGCCTCATCGCACTCCCAACACTCGAGGGCTTCATTAAAGCCTCTTTTCGTGGATATCAGAAAGGTGTCGGGCAGTGCCAGGCTAGGTTGTGTACGTATCTGCTGTCTGGCTCCTCCTGGCTCCATGTCTGCTAAGCCTTCAGCTCGATGAGGTTCATCTCGACTGCTAGCCAGCTGCAGCTTGGCTTAGTTTCACAACCTAGCGTTTAAGTAATTGCTTAAAAATCACAATTCTTTCCTAAGGTACTTTCTTACTGTCTTCCTGTCTAACGTATCTACACTTGTTAGCTAACCCCCTGTAATGGAGACGATGTCCAGGCACTAGCTACAGTATTCAggctgtttggctgtgtgttaaACGTTTACAAGGCCATAGGATagctaataaacacaaacaccctGTCCTTTAGCTGGCTGATCTGACTCTCTAAGGCTTAAGCTTGTAAACAGTCTGATCTAGTTAAGCTAGATGTTCAGTTTTTAATAATTAGATGGGAGAAGGTGCTGTATTTATCCTTTAAGTTAAGTTAGCTATGCTACCAATAGACTGGGCAGTAAGGAAGCTGCCGGACTCTGGGCTTGTCATAGTCCTCAGGTCAGAACAAGCACAAGCTTAGGCCTAAATGAGGTCATTAGACTCAACAGATCATCATTGATATTTGGCTGACTGCTTCATGACAGTAGACTTGGGTCTGAAATGTCACTGAAGCATAAATATCTCAGTGTTGTTTCATCATCCGATTTCGAAGCTGTTTCCAGACATTTTTCTTGCTCAGATATCATCTTTCACTGTACCTTAACCTTCAGTTAGGCTGACAGAGGAGTAATCTCCTCTGAGCAACTGAAGGGACTCTTGTCAAGGGCGCTTAACAGGTCAATAACTGTCAACCCCTTTCCCGGAATATAGCCACAGCTGAATAAGTGACAAAAATGAACATCGATGACAAGCTCGAGGGAATCCTGATTAGATGTGGCACTGCGGGCCTACACCACTCGACAAGAGCCCTGGCACCCTCTGGGGTggacagaagaggaggaggcttAGATATGTCTCTTGGGGAAAAGAGCTTGGCCAATCAACCCCTCCTTGCAGAAGATGatgacgaggaggaggaggacgaggaggaggaggaggaggaggacgaagaCCTGTCTGCATCGacactgacctcacacaacCTCATCTCGCAAGATGAACTGATGGTTCATGAGGAAACTGTGAAGGATGATGCCGAGGAAGAGCCAGACTTCTCCCAGCGGCTCCCCAATAAGCTGCCGTACACACTCCACATGCCTGTGAGTTCACACTGCTCTTCATATTTAAGAAAACACTGTCCATATGTATCTTGAATATGTAGAAGActgatgtaaaatgtaattaaactgGTACACCTTTAACTTGTCAGGTGAATATTAAACAGGAAGTGAAGCTGTCGGACTCACTCATTCTCGGGAAAAAGGACAAGAAACCGGGGAGGGACCTTGTAGAATCCcacaaaaagaagaagagaaaacagCGTTCTCCTGCCAAGGTAACTACGCAATCACACGTTAAGCCATGGAGAGAGTTGTCTTTAAGTTTTTAGGGACTTTAAAATTGCTTGTAGAAAATACTGTTAAATTTGATTGCATGGTTAAAATGTCCTGCAGTGTTTGTTGTAAATAAGATTGCTTTAttccttttttaaattaatgttgCCTGTATTTCATTGTAGAAATGAGAGTAGAGATCTGAGCAACTGTGATATTACACAAATTACATTTATCACTTTGTTAGATTCTCACCATTAATGAAGATGGGTCGCTGGGACAGCAGACTCCAAAGTCACACATCTGCGAGCACTGCAATGCTGCTTTCCGAACAAATTACCATCTACAGAGACATGTCTTCATTCATACAGGTACCTACACCTCCTAAGCAAGGACTGACTTGATATTTGTGTTTTGATTTTTGTATTTTCCCCCACAAACCCATTtgcttttaaaaaacaatatcCCTTTCAGGAGAAAAGCCTTTCCAGTGCAGTCAATGCGACATGCGTTTCATTCAAAAGTACCTGTTGCAGAGGCATGAGAAAATTCACACAGGTATTCAAAAGTCTACAAACAAATCATTTCTCGTATATCACGTCTATGGTTTAGAGTTAGGATTTTGGAAATGCATAATGGTTATTTGATGGAGGTAGTATGGATACATGTGGCTTGTTTTTCAACAACATTAACCAACCCTCATCCTGTAGGAGAAAAGCCTTTTCGTTGTGATGAATGCGGAATGAGATTCATTCAGAAGTATCATATGGAGAGACACAAGAGGACACACAGTGGGGAGAAGCCCTATCAGTGTGATTACTGCCACCAGGTTATAATAATGCCCATCTTCACATGTCTCAGAAAGTTCCTCAGTCCTGTCTTGGTGTGCAGTAACTTGTGGTGCAGACTGGAGTAACTCACTTATGCTACTCGTACtataaagcattttttttaagcATCTTTATATTACTGTCTGAAATATCTTATTTTATCTGCTTGTTTCTCAGTACTTCTCCAGAACAGATAGAGTCCTGAAGCACAGGCGAATGTGCCATGAAAATAAGGAGAGGAAAGCCAATAAAGCAGCTGCCAAAGATGATGATCTGCATAACACAGAAACCCTGGCATTCTCTTTCCCTTCCAAGGAGTGCACCCTACCCAAGAAAAAACGACAGAAGTCGTCTGATAAAAACCGCACCTTGACCACAAATCCTGCTGTGGCAGAAAAGGCAGTAGAGGGCAGTGGTGAGGAGAAGACCGAGCTGTGCTGTGCTATGGCCACTAAGGTGAAGGATGAGTATGTAGTGGCTGAATATTCAGTTGAACTCCCAGATTCCCCTCCAGAAGACAGGCACCTCACAGGGGAGGTGTCCTCTGATGAGATCATTACTCCACCAAAGTTGGTGCTGAAGAAGATTGCCAGCAAGAAAAGTGtgaagcagcaacagcagcagtcctCGGACCAACCCCAGGCTCTTTCTCCTCTGTCGGCCTTTGAGGAAGGAAAAGTCACAAGATACACATTTGAGATTGTGGATAACAAGGGCCTGTTGGATGTAGAGCCAAGCACTGACTTGGAGAGTGTTGATCCCCTTCATGGTGGGCCAGCAAAACCAGCTGGGAGCAGCACAAACTATGACGATGCCATGCAGTTTCTCAAAAAGAAGCGCTACCTCCAGGCGACCACGGCTAACAACAATCGGGACTATACCCTGAATGTGAGTAGCATCTCTTCGCAGCCCTCCATCACTCAGGCAGCCGTGGCCACAGTCATAGACGAGACTGTTCCTGCCACAATCCTTTCCGAGACTCAGACTCTGAACGTGGAGATCAAGACAAGTACTGAAAAGAGCGTTTTCCCAGATGAAGTCCTGCAGTCTCT
The genomic region above belongs to Salminus brasiliensis chromosome 8, fSalBra1.hap2, whole genome shotgun sequence and contains:
- the znf148 gene encoding zinc finger protein 148 isoform X1 produces the protein MNIDDKLEGILIRCGTAGLHHSTRALAPSGVDRRGGGLDMSLGEKSLANQPLLAEDDDEEEEDEEEEEEEDEDLSASTLTSHNLISQDELMVHEETVKDDAEEEPDFSQRLPNKLPYTLHMPVNIKQEVKLSDSLILGKKDKKPGRDLVESHKKKKRKQRSPAKILTINEDGSLGQQTPKSHICEHCNAAFRTNYHLQRHVFIHTGEKPFQCSQCDMRFIQKYLLQRHEKIHTGEKPFRCDECGMRFIQKYHMERHKRTHSGEKPYQCDYCHQYFSRTDRVLKHRRMCHENKERKANKAAAKDDDLHNTETLAFSFPSKECTLPKKKRQKSSDKNRTLTTNPAVAEKAVEGSGEEKTELCCAMATKVKDEYVVAEYSVELPDSPPEDRHLTGEVSSDEIITPPKLVLKKIASKKSVKQQQQQSSDQPQALSPLSAFEEGKVTRYTFEIVDNKGLLDVEPSTDLESVDPLHGGPAKPAGSSTNYDDAMQFLKKKRYLQATTANNNRDYTLNVSSISSQPSITQAAVATVIDETVPATILSETQTLNVEIKTSTEKSVFPDEVLQSLLDHYSNKTNGQPEISFSVADTEVTSSISINSSDVSESSPTEALGTSSQAPPAEKANILQEYSKFLQQALERTSQNDSYLNNQSLTFVTDGASLASQPLFSTDKQFTSLSRFRSGMNSPLRSTLEKPHFGLLVDSQHSFSFSGDETNPSSVSPTEDFLEQVSSPKKTDTQGISQTFQIASFDQNFRSQFQTSRSGLSSQFSVANGQVNLRSHGGTDFPEFQLVNVTETRTQMTSSPDATSSQTFG
- the znf148 gene encoding zinc finger protein 148 isoform X2 — encoded protein: MNIDDKLEGILIRCGTAGLHHSTRALAPSGVDRRGGGLDMSLGEKSLANQPLLAEDDDEEEEDEEEEEEEDEDLSASTLTSHNLISQDELMVHEETVKDDAEEEPDFSQRLPNKLPYTLHMPEVKLSDSLILGKKDKKPGRDLVESHKKKKRKQRSPAKILTINEDGSLGQQTPKSHICEHCNAAFRTNYHLQRHVFIHTGEKPFQCSQCDMRFIQKYLLQRHEKIHTGEKPFRCDECGMRFIQKYHMERHKRTHSGEKPYQCDYCHQYFSRTDRVLKHRRMCHENKERKANKAAAKDDDLHNTETLAFSFPSKECTLPKKKRQKSSDKNRTLTTNPAVAEKAVEGSGEEKTELCCAMATKVKDEYVVAEYSVELPDSPPEDRHLTGEVSSDEIITPPKLVLKKIASKKSVKQQQQQSSDQPQALSPLSAFEEGKVTRYTFEIVDNKGLLDVEPSTDLESVDPLHGGPAKPAGSSTNYDDAMQFLKKKRYLQATTANNNRDYTLNVSSISSQPSITQAAVATVIDETVPATILSETQTLNVEIKTSTEKSVFPDEVLQSLLDHYSNKTNGQPEISFSVADTEVTSSISINSSDVSESSPTEALGTSSQAPPAEKANILQEYSKFLQQALERTSQNDSYLNNQSLTFVTDGASLASQPLFSTDKQFTSLSRFRSGMNSPLRSTLEKPHFGLLVDSQHSFSFSGDETNPSSVSPTEDFLEQVSSPKKTDTQGISQTFQIASFDQNFRSQFQTSRSGLSSQFSVANGQVNLRSHGGTDFPEFQLVNVTETRTQMTSSPDATSSQTFG